AATAGTGGGCTTACGCGCATCTAGAGAGCCAATTCAGGGCTATCTAAAGCCCCTTGAAACGCCTCCCAACTCAAGATGTCGTTCAGCAAAGCGCAGTATCCAGCTACATTGGGATGCAAACCATCACCAGAGAGTAGAGGCCGCCACCAGTCATCGCCCCGCTTCAGCCAGTGGCTTAGAACATCTAGATAAGGAACCTCAAGCGCTTCACAGGCTATCCGAGTGGCCTCTTTGTAGCGCCACTGATCGGTATGGGAGTAATAGAGCACCTCAGAAAACGGCATGGGCCGTTCATCAATCGGAGTCATTCCTACAAACAGCACAGGGCACAGTTGCTTAGCCTGCTTGAGTAAGCTCTCTATGTCATGCTGAAACGCTTCATAGTCAGTCAGTTGCCGCCCTGTAGGCCTGCCCACACGAGCGGAATCGTTCACACCAACGGACAGAATAATCAAATCAGGGACCCGATTTCTCAACTCGCCCCGCAGGCGAAACTCCTGCTCCAGCCGTTGAGTCACCTGCCTCACCCCATCTCCTCGCACGCCTAGGTTGTAAAAAACCGGGCCTGCCTCTCCCAAAGCCATGCTGCGCCGCCGGATACGCTCTACCCAGCCACCCCCTTCAAAGTCTCCAAAACCATATACCAAGCTATCTCCCAAGACCACAACCTTTTTGGGATGGCTCTTGGCAGGAAGTCTTGAGGTGCGCTGCTCATATTGGATTGCCAACATGCTAAACCGGCCCTTGGGAGATAGAGAAAACGGTTATATACGAGGAATCATTACGATGAGCTTAGGGTATCACTCTATGCTGCCGTTTTCAATTCTTTACATTTCAGCCTTTTTGTCATCAACCATTAGCACTAGACACAATTAGGGCAAGTCCTCAAACCCCTTGTCCAAATAGGGGCCTTATCCCAAGAAGATGTTGAGATCGAGCTGGAGGAAATCACAGGAAAGCTTTGAGACAACCAGACTTATCTACAGACTAATTCTTTAGATTCCCCCAGCATCCTCTGCATTTGAGCCAGAGTTGTCCGGTCAAACTTCTCAGTCAGCAGTCCACTAACCTGCTTCAATCTGGATAAAGGCCGGTCGTACAGCTTCAGGCCACACACCGAAGGAACCAGTTCTTGAGGAATCCGGTAGCGGATGAGCTTAGCCGGGTTGCCTGCAAAAATGGCATAGGGAGGAACAGATTTAGTAACGACTGAACCTGCTCCAATCACAGCACCTTCGCCAATCTGGACTCCGCTTAAAACATGAACCCCATAACCAACCCAAACACCGTCTCCAATAACCACGGGCCCCTTAGTCGCCCCAACCACCGGGTAAGGACTCTGAATCAACTGGGCTAGGTGATTCTGCATAACCAGCTGTTCGACGTAATGATTTGACTCCCAGACTGACATTCCACCTGCGATCGCACAGTACCTACCAATCTGAACATCTCCCTGAAACAGTGAAGGAGTATTAATTCTCGTTCCACGGCCAATGTCAAGACGGCCGGTAATCACCGTACCTGGAGCAATTCGAACATCGTTGAGCGAGTAGATAGGAAAAGCCAATATTTTGCGAAGACCATCTATTTTGTAGCGAACCTTCTGGGCCTGCTGCATCAAACGACTTACATAGTTCTGACTAGATATATAAAACCCACTCACTTTTATTCTCCCTAATCTAAATAGGATTGCGATAAAGCCAGGCTCAATCAAACTAATTTTGGGGCGGCAATCTTTGATGCACTAGCTCAAAATTAGTGCATCAAAGGCTACGTCTAGGTATCACCTACGCTACCCTTGAAAATGACTAGAAGAAGCACTTCTAAAGGATGGTTCTTTCTTCCATCCACAGACGTAAAAGCCGCATTCCCTTTGACAAACCTTCGACAAAAATGACTTGCAAAAAGAGACAAAATCTCTAGCAAGCGTTGTCAATAGCTAAGCTGAGCCTTTACAAAGCCAGCCTTTAAACTGAACGAAATTGAAGTTAAAGCTAATTGTCTGGCTACACTACAACGTTTGTAGCAGGTAAAAAGCTTAAGAGATAAGCCTAGAACTGCGCTGAAGTTGCTGCCGAAAGCATTAGAGAGCCCTCTTTAGAGAGCATTCAGTTCTCACGATGCAACTACTCAGTGAGCTTAAGATCTTGTATCAGCTGCAAATGCCCTTACCCAGCAGGCCTCTGAGTTGCCTTACTGAGTAAACGCGCTTGGGCATGCTTTATGGGGGACTCATACGACTAAATAAGCTTCGCCTTAATAGCGCAAAGCATCTTTGTCGAAGGATCGGAATAATCATAAGGGCACCTTCCAACAGTACTAGCTTTGGAAGCTTTGAGCAAATCTGATATTAGTTACTAATTTACCAACATAAGTGTAAAAATCTGATGAAGGAAAACCAGATTATATTGATTGTTTTATAAAGCCTTTATGAATTAGAGTAAGCAGTTTATCTTCACCCATCTAGCCTGACCATGCTAAAACAAAAAAGAGAATGGGGAACTGTCTACCAAGCATTGGTTCGTTCGCATCGTTTTATATTTTCGGGGTGAAGACATCACCAATCTAGGGACAGCCTCCTTCCTCGAAATCCCTGTTTCCTCTCTAAAAACAGCCTATTTAGCTTCTTGACTCAGTCCGCGACCTAAACTCATTCTTGGGCTAACGTGCCTCTCAGGTTTTGCAGCAACTGTCACTTAACCCAATTGGCTTGGTAAACTAGATCAACTCGTTTCACTCAGCTAAGGCATGATGATCAAGCGTTCGCCCTTCGACAATACTCAGGTTATGCGCCGCACCGAGGAGCTAATCCGGGCAGCCTCCAACCGCTACAGAATTACTGTCCAAGTCGCTAATCGGGCTCAGAGACGGCGTTTTGAGGAATTTGACAGCTACGACGATCCCAAAATGAAGCCAGTCCTACGGGCCATCATTGAAATGTCCGATGAGCTGACCCAACCCGAAATCATCGGGGAATAGGCCCTGTATTTCAGTAAGGAGGGCTGTGTCGAAAGGTAGGCCCCCTTACTGAGTACCTTGAGCCTGCCAGTGAAGAGAGCTTTGCAAATCGCAGGCTCAACTCTCTCTAAAATCTTAGACCGCCGCTTTCATGAGTCGCTACATTAAGGAGGGCAACGGCTGGCGTTTAGGCTGGAATGCAGCAACCCCTACTTACCAAGGACTAATCGCGGGTGAACATTGGTCAATTGAGCTAACCCGGTCTGAGTTTCAGGACTTCTGCGCCTTGGCCCAGCAGCTATCTCAGGCGATGAGCCAGATCAGCAGTGAGCTCATGGAATCAGAGCGCATTGCGATGGAAGCTGAAACCGAGCACATCTGGCTGGAAGTAGAAGGCTTTCCCCATCACTTTAGCCTCCACATCATTGTGCAGACAGGCCGCCGCTGCGAAGGCAATTGGCCAGAAGACGCTGTGACCGAGCTACTACAGGCAATTCCCCAACTAACCCTGTTTTGAGCTTGAGCAAGCCCCATGTCAGAATAAATAGTTAAGGATTTTGCCCTGAAGCTAGTTAGCGGCAAAAGATTCCGTATCATTTGAGCACATCATATTGGACATCTGCAGGCTTAGAGGCGGGCTGCTTCTGCAGCTAATAATTTGCTCTGTTGTGTAGGGATGCATTGCTATGAAAGTAATTGTTAAGAGCGATACCTGGTTTAAGCTTAGCCCCAAGTCCTCAAACGAACTGACCGACCTAGAAAAAGTCATTGTCAAGCGAGGAACAGAGCTAGAAGTCCAGTTTTACGTAGAAGTTGGGGCCGATCATCTAAAGATCAAACTGGCCAATGCAACCCTGGACAGCCAGCAGACTAAAGACTGGTTTGTCTTTAAGCCAGATATCGAAGTCAAAGGCTCAGGGGTAGAACTCACTGTGGTCAGCGACACCCTCTTCAAGCTCAAACCTGTTAACTCCCGCGAACTGTCTGATGCTGAGAAAGTTTTTGTCAAACGAGGCACCCAGTTTGAGCTGTCTTCGTATCTGCCAGCTGAAGGTAATCACACTCGGGTAGCGCTGTCCAATCAATTTTTGGGACCCAACAATCGCAACACCTGGTATGTCTATAGCCCGGACATGAAAGTTACCGGAGACAAGGTTGACTTGAAGGTGGTCAGCGACACTCTGTTTAAAGCTAGGCCAGAACTGTCTAGTCAGCTTACAGCAGACGAAAAAGCCTTTGTTAAAACCGGCAGTGTCTTTGAGCTGCAATCTCACGCGCCTGCCCCTAATAACCACGTTAAGGTCGCCTTAGACGGGGCATTTTTAGGGTCAAATAACCTAACTACCTGGTATGCCTATACTTCAGATATCACCGTTGAGGGCAATGAGCCCCTGAACAAGCCCAAAGACAATCAGCCTGCCAATCCGAAAGATCCAGGTAGAGCCATTCGCCTGCCAGGCTTCACCGGTCTCTACTATCTAAACAATTCAATTGTGCCAGGCGGTAGCTTTACCTGGGGAGAAGCTACCCACGCAGGCACCCGTATTCCTGTGGACCAGTCGATAGTCTACGGCATGATTCGCGTGGCTCAACACATGGAAGAAATTCGGAAAATGTTTGGCAACCGACCTATCTCCATCAACTCCTGGTATCGCGATCCGGTAACCAACCGACGAGTAGGAGGAGCCCGGTTTTCCCGCCATCTTAATGGAGACGCTATTGACTTCAATATTCAGGGGTATCATCCCTCTAGCGTCTACGCCAAGCTAAATGGTTGGTGGGGAACCCGAGGTGGGTTGGCCAGCTCTTCTGTATTTACCCACATTGACGTCCGAGGCTATCGTGCTCGCTGGTCCTATGGATACTAAAAGCTAGAGCAGTCCTACGATGATTTGTTCTAAGAGTGTGAGCCATGAAAATCAAGGCTAAGAGCGACACCTTGTTCAAACTCAAGCCCAAGCTGTCGAATGAGCTTTCTGCTACTGAGAAAGTATTCGTCAAAAATGGAACAGAGTTTGAGATTGAGTACTATGTTGATGTGGGCAGCAACCATTGGCAGATCGAACTTTTGGAGTCTGCCGTAGGCGACTCCAAGATAACGTCTTGGTATATTTTTCGGCCCGATTTTGAGCTAAAAACTCCAATTACGCTTAAAGTCGTTAGCGACACGCTCTTCAAGCTGGAGCCTAAACTATCGAGCGAACTCACAGATATCCAAAAAATCTTCGTCAAAAATGGGACTCAGTTTGAAGTCGCTTCTTATCTGCCTGCCGCCAGCAACCACACCCGGCTCGCTCTAGCCAATGCCACACTAGGCCCCAATAGGCTCAATAGCTGGTACGCCTATACCCCTGACATTAAGCTTCAGGGCGATCGCCAGGAGCTGAAGGTGGTCAGCGATACGCTGTTCAAAGCCGAACCAACGCTTTCGAGTGAACTGTCAGCCGCCGACAAGATCTTTGTTAAAAACGGAACAGTTTTTGAGCTCAGTTCCTACGGCGCAATCGAGAAAAACCACGTTAGAGTCGCGCTGCAAGGTGCTTTTCTCGGGCCTGGCAACCGCAACACCTGGTATGCCTACGCCCCAGATATTCAAATCAGCGGCAACATTCCTGGAAACAGACCGAACGATCAAAATTCTGCCGGGAGTGGGAGTAGCTCTCAACCTGCAAACCCTGTCAACCCTACAAACCCTGTTAACCCTGCCAATCCCGTTAACCTCGGTAAGGCTATGCGGTTTCCTGGCTTTGATGGGCTCTACTACACCAATAACCCCATCATTTGGACAACAGCTTACGGGGAGCGAGGGCACTTTACCTGGGGAGAAGCAACCCATGGAGGTACTCGCATCCCTGAAAACCAGGATGTAGTGTATGGCATGATTCGAGTAGCTAAAGCTCTGGAAGATATCCGCTACAGATTTGGTGGACGCCCCATGAGTATCAACTCCTGGTACCGACCCCCTGCTGTGAACGCGGCTGTAGGGGGCGCTAGTCAGTCTCGTCATTTAGCAGGAGATGCCGCAGACTTTGTCATCTCTGGATACCACCCCTACGATGTGTTCGACAAGCTAGACGCTTGGTGGGGCAACAAAGGTGGGCTAGCCAGCGCCTCAGTTTTTACTCATATTGATACACGGGGCTACCGTGCTCGCTGGTCCTACGGCTACTAAAACCAGATTCAGATCGAAGATCTAAAACAAATTAATCTGATCAAATCTGTCACGTCTCTATGCTATTCTAGGTAGGCGCGTGAGACGCGATATCGGGGCGTAGCGCAGCTTGGTAGCGCACTACTTTGGGGTAGTAGGGGTCGCAGGTTCAAATCCTGTCGCTCCGATAGCTAAAACCCAGCCATATGGCTGGGTTTCATGCTTTTAAAGGAGCCATTATTTTTGGGCCGGTACCCAGCGGTCATCGACACAAAACGATGTTTTCCCGTCTACCAGCGGCCAGGTTCGGTGATCATTTCTGCTGTTCTAGTTGCTCTCGCACCCATTGTCTTATCGCTCGCCTTACCGCTAGCCTACCGCTGCTGCGATGGCTTTCAATCAATTGAGGCAATGTCTGAACTGCCAGCAAAGGAAACACAAGGCTGCGCTTAGCCAGCACATAATCAGTGTTTTGCAGGTGATAGATCTTCAGTGCTCCGCTGTCGTAATACCACAGCTCGGGCACCCCCAATCGTGCATAGATAGGAAAGCGATCCAGGGATTTGCTGGTGATGTCAATTTCAAGGGCCAGATCGGGGGGTGGGTCTTGATTGAGGTCAAAGTTTAGTTTGCCGCGAACCAGCGCTTCGTTCTGAAAATAGAAGCAGTTATCAGGTTCTAACCCAGCTTGTTTGACTTCGCGCCGCCAGGTTGTAGAGCCGTAGCTCTCATAGTTAATATCTAGTTCCTCAGCAATGTCTTTAACAGCATCGCTAAGGGTTTCTTTAAAGTACTCATGCTCTGGTAGCGGTGTCATAACTTCTAACCTGCCCCGGTCATAAGCAATTCGGCTACTCCGGCGTTCTCCCAACTCGTCTAAAATCGCCTCAAGCGTAGACCAACTCACATCATTGAGCAGCAGGGATTGACCTGGCGGAACTTCCAACTGTCGAAGCTTCAACGTAACCATCGAAGTACTCCCAACT
This DNA window, taken from Pseudanabaena sp. FACHB-2040, encodes the following:
- a CDS encoding GDSL-type esterase/lipase family protein; the encoded protein is MLAIQYEQRTSRLPAKSHPKKVVVLGDSLVYGFGDFEGGGWVERIRRRSMALGEAGPVFYNLGVRGDGVRQVTQRLEQEFRLRGELRNRVPDLIILSVGVNDSARVGRPTGRQLTDYEAFQHDIESLLKQAKQLCPVLFVGMTPIDERPMPFSEVLYYSHTDQWRYKEATRIACEALEVPYLDVLSHWLKRGDDWWRPLLSGDGLHPNVAGYCALLNDILSWEAFQGALDSPELAL
- a CDS encoding CatB-related O-acetyltransferase; this translates as MQQAQKVRYKIDGLRKILAFPIYSLNDVRIAPGTVITGRLDIGRGTRINTPSLFQGDVQIGRYCAIAGGMSVWESNHYVEQLVMQNHLAQLIQSPYPVVGATKGPVVIGDGVWVGYGVHVLSGVQIGEGAVIGAGSVVTKSVPPYAIFAGNPAKLIRYRIPQELVPSVCGLKLYDRPLSRLKQVSGLLTEKFDRTTLAQMQRMLGESKELVCR
- a CDS encoding DNA-directed RNA polymerase subunit omega codes for the protein MIKRSPFDNTQVMRRTEELIRAASNRYRITVQVANRAQRRRFEEFDSYDDPKMKPVLRAIIEMSDELTQPEIIGE
- a CDS encoding DUF1818 family protein, whose translation is MSRYIKEGNGWRLGWNAATPTYQGLIAGEHWSIELTRSEFQDFCALAQQLSQAMSQISSELMESERIAMEAETEHIWLEVEGFPHHFSLHIIVQTGRRCEGNWPEDAVTELLQAIPQLTLF
- a CDS encoding D-Ala-D-Ala carboxypeptidase family metallohydrolase, which codes for MKVIVKSDTWFKLSPKSSNELTDLEKVIVKRGTELEVQFYVEVGADHLKIKLANATLDSQQTKDWFVFKPDIEVKGSGVELTVVSDTLFKLKPVNSRELSDAEKVFVKRGTQFELSSYLPAEGNHTRVALSNQFLGPNNRNTWYVYSPDMKVTGDKVDLKVVSDTLFKARPELSSQLTADEKAFVKTGSVFELQSHAPAPNNHVKVALDGAFLGSNNLTTWYAYTSDITVEGNEPLNKPKDNQPANPKDPGRAIRLPGFTGLYYLNNSIVPGGSFTWGEATHAGTRIPVDQSIVYGMIRVAQHMEEIRKMFGNRPISINSWYRDPVTNRRVGGARFSRHLNGDAIDFNIQGYHPSSVYAKLNGWWGTRGGLASSSVFTHIDVRGYRARWSYGY
- a CDS encoding D-Ala-D-Ala carboxypeptidase family metallohydrolase, yielding MKIKAKSDTLFKLKPKLSNELSATEKVFVKNGTEFEIEYYVDVGSNHWQIELLESAVGDSKITSWYIFRPDFELKTPITLKVVSDTLFKLEPKLSSELTDIQKIFVKNGTQFEVASYLPAASNHTRLALANATLGPNRLNSWYAYTPDIKLQGDRQELKVVSDTLFKAEPTLSSELSAADKIFVKNGTVFELSSYGAIEKNHVRVALQGAFLGPGNRNTWYAYAPDIQISGNIPGNRPNDQNSAGSGSSSQPANPVNPTNPVNPANPVNLGKAMRFPGFDGLYYTNNPIIWTTAYGERGHFTWGEATHGGTRIPENQDVVYGMIRVAKALEDIRYRFGGRPMSINSWYRPPAVNAAVGGASQSRHLAGDAADFVISGYHPYDVFDKLDAWWGNKGGLASASVFTHIDTRGYRARWSYGY
- a CDS encoding Uma2 family endonuclease; this translates as MVTLKLRQLEVPPGQSLLLNDVSWSTLEAILDELGERRSSRIAYDRGRLEVMTPLPEHEYFKETLSDAVKDIAEELDINYESYGSTTWRREVKQAGLEPDNCFYFQNEALVRGKLNFDLNQDPPPDLALEIDITSKSLDRFPIYARLGVPELWYYDSGALKIYHLQNTDYVLAKRSLVFPLLAVQTLPQLIESHRSSGRLAVRRAIRQWVREQLEQQK